One genomic region from Terasakiella sp. SH-1 encodes:
- a CDS encoding class I SAM-dependent methyltransferase: MADQSLRLTEGLDTYIREVGTRESEPLRHLREHSKKTLVNAQLAIRPEEAGLLDMLVRLTGTKRIIEIGVYAGYSTLALAQALPDDGYIVALERDERFPPVGRPYWEEAGVDHKIDLRLCDANEGIEKVLEENGPGSFDMAFIDADKASYMNYYEKSLELVRPGGIVVVDNVLWYGRVIDEADTTHQTEAIRAINKHIVDDDRVDMTMLAVGDGLTIARKR; encoded by the coding sequence ATGGCTGATCAATCCCTGCGCTTAACAGAGGGGCTGGATACATATATTCGAGAGGTGGGCACGCGTGAAAGCGAACCGCTTCGCCATCTGCGTGAACATTCCAAAAAAACGCTGGTGAATGCCCAGCTGGCGATCCGTCCGGAAGAAGCCGGACTATTGGACATGCTGGTGCGTCTGACAGGGACAAAGCGTATTATCGAAATTGGCGTCTATGCAGGTTATTCCACATTGGCCTTGGCCCAAGCTTTGCCAGATGATGGGTATATTGTGGCTTTGGAACGTGATGAACGTTTCCCTCCCGTGGGACGCCCCTATTGGGAAGAAGCCGGGGTGGATCACAAGATTGACCTGCGTTTGTGTGATGCCAATGAAGGGATCGAAAAAGTGCTGGAAGAAAACGGGCCGGGCAGTTTCGATATGGCCTTTATTGATGCCGATAAGGCCAGCTATATGAATTATTATGAAAAATCACTGGAGCTGGTACGCCCCGGTGGGATTGTCGTGGTGGATAATGTGCTGTGGTATGGTCGGGTTATTGACGAGGCTGACACAACCCATCAAACTGAAGCCATTCGTGCGATTAACAAACATATTGTTGATGATGATCGTGTGGACATGACCATGTTGGCTGTCGGGGATGGGCTGACGATTGCACGCAAAAGATAA
- a CDS encoding SH3 domain-containing protein, with translation MKRLSFITAAFSAVFLSLSSINVQAASLFQGISLEGHTGPFLVTKKHVNVRATPGNKGKKLSKLAKRDIVTVLGRAKGTQWLAVSRQGDELGFVYAPSLTPMIDASFTAPLFGTIDLSENQKPVCDFKVTHEGRDVEEEIIFVSSDYLASFDCKHKSDTFKFDAMMFMSEVPHDLGNKPIFQITLNLTEIATGYEEFLSATSLFDLMKQKVVMDAVSLKEFKEQDLRQSKDALNPKEAIEAALNLQLDSFNMRAWHTIAGKIPTPGEKEPQ, from the coding sequence GTGAAGCGCCTATCGTTCATCACCGCCGCATTCAGCGCTGTTTTTCTATCCCTGTCGTCCATAAACGTACAGGCAGCATCCCTGTTTCAAGGCATCTCACTGGAAGGCCATACAGGCCCCTTTCTGGTGACAAAAAAACACGTAAATGTGCGCGCCACACCGGGAAATAAAGGCAAAAAACTCTCTAAACTCGCCAAACGTGATATCGTGACGGTACTGGGCCGTGCCAAGGGAACACAATGGTTAGCGGTCTCGCGTCAGGGTGATGAGCTTGGCTTTGTCTATGCACCTTCCTTAACCCCAATGATTGATGCGTCCTTTACCGCCCCATTATTTGGCACCATTGATTTAAGTGAAAACCAAAAACCTGTTTGTGATTTTAAAGTCACCCATGAAGGGCGTGATGTGGAAGAAGAAATTATTTTTGTATCTTCTGACTATCTCGCCTCGTTTGACTGCAAACATAAGAGCGACACCTTCAAATTTGACGCCATGATGTTCATGTCAGAAGTACCCCATGATTTGGGGAATAAACCGATTTTCCAAATCACCCTGAACTTGACAGAAATTGCAACAGGTTATGAAGAATTCCTGTCGGCAACCTCCCTGTTTGATCTGATGAAACAAAAGGTCGTCATGGATGCGGTTTCACTCAAAGAGTTTAAAGAACAGGACTTGCGCCAGTCCAAAGACGCCCTAAATCCAAAAGAAGCAATTGAAGCAGCCTTAAACCTGCAACTGGACTCTTTCAATATGCGCGCCTGGCACACTATTGCTGGAAAAATTCCAACACCTGGTGAAAAAGAACCACAGTAA
- the ruvX gene encoding Holliday junction resolvase RuvX yields the protein MVIHELEDFAKTLKQYDRLMGIDLGTKTIGLALSDVMRTIASPLETLTKGKFSKDVVKLKQLIDKEEVNAIVLGLPREMDGTQGKRAQATKAFASNLSREIDLPIFLWDERLSTVAVERVLIGEADLTRKRRAEVVDRAAAAYILQGLLDALGHQYG from the coding sequence ATGGTCATTCATGAACTGGAAGATTTTGCCAAAACCCTGAAGCAATATGATCGCCTGATGGGCATTGATTTGGGCACCAAGACGATTGGACTGGCCCTTTCTGATGTGATGCGCACCATTGCAAGCCCGCTGGAAACCTTGACCAAAGGTAAGTTTTCCAAGGATGTGGTGAAGCTTAAGCAGTTGATTGATAAAGAAGAAGTCAATGCCATTGTTTTGGGACTGCCCCGTGAAATGGATGGCACACAGGGCAAACGTGCCCAGGCGACCAAAGCATTTGCCTCCAACTTGTCGCGTGAAATTGATTTGCCGATTTTCCTGTGGGATGAGCGCCTTTCGACTGTGGCGGTGGAACGTGTGTTGATTGGGGAGGCTGATTTGACGCGCAAACGCCGCGCTGAAGTTGTCGATCGTGCAGCGGCAGCTTATATTTTACAAGGGCTTTTGGACGCATTGGGGCATCAATATGGCTGA
- a CDS encoding AEC family transporter, with the protein MIEIFYALGPIFLLILIGYWLRKKDHIAEGFWDPAEMLTYYVFFPALLLRTTSTADMGELDIGPMAFAIVSSMVLVGAITVKARPLLNIDGPTFTSLFQGSIRFNTYVGIAAASALWGQPGLTLIAIAVAFAVPLVNVLCIIVMETYGDHRTDGPPQVGSLVRSVLRNPLILACILGLSMNGMDVTLPPVFGPLVEILARAALPVGLLCVGAGLHFQTIREAGRTVIAANVIKLLVLPLVCWGCCVAIGVEGLTRDLCIFFCGLPVASSSYVLARKMGGNGEVMSAIITLTTLCAMVSLPLLLLFLEAL; encoded by the coding sequence ATGATTGAAATTTTTTACGCATTGGGGCCGATCTTTTTGCTGATCCTGATCGGCTATTGGCTGCGTAAAAAAGATCATATTGCCGAAGGGTTCTGGGACCCAGCGGAAATGCTCACTTATTATGTTTTCTTTCCTGCCTTGTTGTTGCGCACAACATCAACGGCGGATATGGGAGAACTGGATATCGGCCCGATGGCCTTTGCTATTGTGTCTTCCATGGTGTTGGTCGGGGCGATTACTGTGAAAGCCCGCCCTTTACTCAACATTGATGGGCCGACTTTTACGTCCCTTTTTCAAGGTTCTATTCGTTTTAACACTTATGTGGGGATTGCCGCAGCTTCCGCCTTGTGGGGGCAGCCGGGTCTGACCTTGATTGCCATCGCTGTGGCCTTTGCGGTGCCGCTGGTTAATGTTCTTTGTATCATTGTGATGGAAACCTATGGGGATCATCGCACAGACGGCCCGCCCCAAGTTGGCTCTCTCGTCAGGTCGGTTTTGCGCAATCCGTTGATTTTGGCCTGTATCCTCGGCTTATCCATGAACGGCATGGATGTTACGTTGCCTCCTGTTTTTGGTCCGTTGGTCGAAATTCTGGCCCGTGCGGCCTTGCCTGTGGGCTTGCTGTGTGTCGGTGCGGGGCTGCATTTCCAAACCATTCGTGAGGCTGGGCGTACGGTCATTGCCGCCAATGTGATCAAGCTGTTGGTTCTACCACTGGTGTGTTGGGGCTGTTGCGTGGCGATTGGGGTCGAAGGGTTGACGCGGGATTTATGTATTTTCTTCTGCGGATTGCCTGTAGCGTCATCTTCTTATGTGCTTGCACGCAAGATGGGGGGCAATGGCGAAGTCATGTCAGCGATCATCACTTTGACGACTCTATGTGCGATGGTAAGCCTGCCTCTGCTTCTTCTGTTTTTAGAGGCCCTTTGA